In the Manis javanica isolate MJ-LG chromosome 12, MJ_LKY, whole genome shotgun sequence genome, one interval contains:
- the LOC140845063 gene encoding uncharacterized protein, producing MTSLYLLTLLLTLETPTQGVLRWGILSAFPKPMPVHFNAAVFPRFFTTNSSMNLPYLVKDTLVAPLGENRSFVTNGSLCFTTQNLAGCISLKRRKYGWFSDIILEASSLPVMSAKFEGPNKEGSPSYKNMTIHQMVLWINGTFVHSPRNNSTERPHQPKYASHCVGDYEGELWPWTDCQSTVVTWATERQEFTISSDMEGRPANEAWWPVKVLEGEFRQQLSMNPFHKWMLCGVNGSCTDLSPFSALQGGGIGVKNITFWCENNHMRAHWNMIMTHNNENYTCSAKSGPESPNSLFPPSPVCVYPPFLFILSNSSFDSCSNETCFLSQCWDACNFTNALVVRIPRWVPVPVDAPNTMTLFRERRDFGVTAAIVLLISATAVAATAAGIALDTSIKSATELNNLAASVASALDQQSTLDGKLKGGIMILNQRIDLVEEQMEVLWQMAQLGCERKYRALCITSIQYKNFTWAANLSRDLSQYLSGNWSQDFDGTLEELRREIIHINSTRLDISVAEGLSSWFLRALSHVKEWAGMAGMGVFLLGGLMLLLWLLCRLRNQHKQDKVILAQALMAIDIGASPQVWLNMLKKEARL from the coding sequence atgacttcgctgtacctcctgaccctgctcctgacactggagaccccgactcagggagtattgagatggggaatcctgtctgcctttcctaagcctatgcctgtccatttcaatgcagccgtttttccccgctttttcaccaccaactctagtatgaacttgccctacctagttaaagacaccctagtagctcccctgggagaaaaccgatccttcgtaactaatgggtcattatgcttcaccactcagaatctagctggctgtatctccctgaaacggaggaaatacggatggttcagtgacataattctagaggccagtagcctccccgttatgtcagctaaatttgaagggcctaataaggaagggagcccgtcctataagaacatgactatccaccagatggttctctggatcaatggcacatttgtacactctcccaggaacaattccaccgaaaGGCCTcatcaacccaaatatgcctcccattgtgtgggcgactatgagggagagctgtggccctggactgactgtcagtcaactgtagtaacgtgggcaactgagaggcaggagtttaccatctcctcagatatggagggacggccagccaatgaggcttggtggccagtaaaggtgctcgaaggcgagtttcgtcagcagctgagcatgaaccccttccataaatggatgctgtgtggagtcaatggctcgtgtaccgacctctcccccttttccgccctccagggtgggggaatcggtgtaaaaaatatcaccttttggtgcgagaataaccacatgcgcgcacactggaacatgatcatgacccataacaacgagaactacacgtgttcagcaaaatcaggtccagagtcacctaattccctttttccaccttctccagtatgcgtataccccccatttctgtttatcttatccaatagtagctttgactcctgctccaatgaaacctgctttctgtctcagtgttgggatgcgtgtaactttaccaatgctttggtagtccgcatcccccgttgggtccctgttcccgtagacgcccctaacaccatgactctgtttcgagaaaggcgcgatttcggtgttacagccgccatagtgctcctgatctccgcgaccgcggtcgcagccaccgccgctggtatagctttagacacctccatcaaatcggctacagagctcaataaccttgcagcctcagtagcttctgccctggaccaacagtccacacttgatggcaaactgaaaggaggaataatgatcctcaatcaacgcatagatctcgtggaggaacaaatggaggtgctctggcaaatggcccaattgggatgtgagcggaaatatcgtgccctctgcatcactagcattcaatataaaaattttacatgggcagctaatctgtcacgagacctgtcccagtatctttcaggaaactggtcccaagacttcgatgggacactagaagagctgcggcgagaaattatccacatcaactccacccgtctagatatctccgtagcggaaggactctcttcctggttcctcagagctctctcccacgtcaaggagtgggcgggcatggctgggatgggcgtgttcctgcttggaggtctcatgctcttactctggttgttatgcagactccgcaaccaacacaagcaggacaaggtgatccttgctcaagccctaatggcgatagacattggcgcctctccccaagtgtggctcaacatgcttaagaaggaagctcggctttag